The genomic region GCTGAAGTCAGGTATACCTAGGAGTACTACTGCACCTATCCCAGCAGAAGCCAAGTCCTCTAAGTAGCGATGGGGAAAAGAGCCTACAGGTAGATGCGCATGCGCATCAATTATTACCCCGACCTTCTCTAGTACTCTCTTCACTTTCTCCACAACCGCGATACCTAATCACCTTTACTCGATAATCGTCGTAGGCAGTAGTAGACCTTTGTCTAAGTCTTTCTAAATATGAGTACGGCTGAGGCGGCCAGTACTTTACATTTTCGCAGAACAGCCAAGACGGGAGAGAAGAAATACGCTAAGCAGCAGTAGCCTCAGCCGCTTGTTCTACAGTCTTGACTACTATACCCTTCTCTGCGAGCACTTTTTCGCCTATCTTCAGCGCCTCTTCAGTATCAAAGACAAAGTCGTACATATCTTCTTCTATTCTCCCTGCTAATCGGCCGCCAAACTTCTTTGCAAGCCTCTTCATAGGTATATTTGTTTCATGCGTGTATGCGTGTATCTTCCGTATACCCTTCTTAGCGGATTCGAGAAACAACGTGTACATTATGAGCGAGCCCAATCCACGCCTCTGATACGCGTCATGAACAACTATTGCAAGTTCTCCCTCACTTGGAGTTATCTTATAGACCTCGCCCGAGCCTATCACCTTTCCATCTGGGAGCGACGTCACGACGGCAACCGGGGTAGTGCTTCTATCAAGTATCCTCCTAACCTCTGGGCCGAAGTGGCGTATTGGTCTGAGAAACCTCATTAGAACTGTTTCTCTAGAAAGGCTCTCAAAGAATGCAAGAAGGCGGTGCTCGTCGCCCTTTGAAGGCTCCTCGAGCCTCACCTCGCCTATTCTAGGAACTTCCGCTAGGGCTATGAGCCTAGGCGTTTCTGAAACCCCTCCACGCTCTACTCTTAGGAACGGCTCAGAAAAGATACTTAGCCCTTACCTCTTCCTGGGCGCGTCTTTTGCACGCATTTCTGCCACGTGGACCGAAATTCGTTAGAATTCTTTCAAATTCTTTATCTTTGGTAAAGTATTGGTAGAAAAGCTTAAATTCGACACATCATTACTACTCCGTTAGCTCGAGTATCGACTATTGCCTAGAGGTGTATAACCAGTGAGCGTTGGAGATGAGAGAGAATTCACTGCGCTCCCCTTCGAGGAGAAGTACTGGCCCGATCTCGGCAAGTTCCTAGAGATACGGCAAAAGAGCCTCGAAGACATAGAGGCGTTCTGGGACGAGAGAGCCAGGCAGCTGATCTGGATTAAGCACTGGGACCAGGTACTCGATGCCTCTAACCCGCCCTTCTATCGCTGGTTCAAGGGCGGTGTCACAAACATTAATCTAAACGCGCTCGACAAGTGGATAGGAACCAGTGTTGAACACAAGGTCGCGTACTACTGGGAGGGCGAGCCTGGAGACAAGCGGGCAATAACCTACGGCGAACTCTACCGCGAGGTCAACAAGTTCGCATGGGTGCTAAAGGAGGTAATCGGGCTCAAGCCCAACGACACGGTCTCTATCTATCTCCCAATGATACCAGAACTCCCAGTATCTATGCTCGCTGTCACGAGGATAGGAGCTATACACAGCGTAGTCTTCTCCGGGTTCAGCGCCCAGGCGCTAGCCGAGAGAATCGTCGATGCCAAGGCAAAGGTCTTGATAACCGCTGACGGATTCTACAGGAGAGGCAAGGTCATAGACCTCAAGAAGAATGCTGATGAAGCTGTGAAGATCGCTGAGGAGCGCGGCGTAAAAGTAGAAAAGGTGATCGTTGTTAAGAGGGCTGGCAACGATGTCCACATGGTCAGCGGCAGGGACTACTGGTACCACGAACTCATAAAGGAGGCCCCCGAGAAGGCCTACGTCAAGCCGGAGCCTAGGAAGGCAGACGATGTCCTATTCATACTCTACACCAGCGGCACCACGGGCAAACCAAAGGGTATAATGCACAGCACTGGCGGCTACATGACCTACGTGTACAATGTGTTCAAGTGGAACTGGGACCCCCAGCCCCACGACATATACTGGTGCGCCGCGGACATTGGCTGGATAACAGGCCACACCTACATAGTCTATGGCCCACTCATGCACGGAGTAACTCAGGTAATGTATGAGGGCGCCCCCGACTACCCGGCGCCCGACCGGATCTGGGAGATGATAGAGCGCTACGGGGTAACAATCTTCTACACAAGCCCCACCATGCTCCGCCTCCTCCGCCGCTTCGGCGACAAATGGGTAGAGAAGCACGACCTCTCAACACTGAGGCTGCTTGGCAGCGTAGGCGAGCCCATCAACCCCGATGTCTGGAAATGGTACTTCACGAAGATCGGCGGCGGCAAGGCACCAATCGTTGACACATGGTGGCAGACCGAGACCGGCGCTGCAATGATATCCCCCGCACCAGGCCTAGCACTCGTACCCCTCAAGCCCGGAAGCGCGACACTACCACTACCAGGCATAGACGCCGACGTCTTCACACCAGAAGGCAAGCCCGCAGAGCCAGGGAAGAAGGGGCTACTCGTAATCAAGAAGCCCTGGCCGGGCATGCTAATGGGTATCTGGGGTGACCCTGACCGCTACATTAGGACCTACTGGGAGAGGTTCAGCAAGCCCGAGGAGGGCATCTGGATCTACTACCCAGCAGACTACGCGATAAAGGACCAAGAGGGCTACTTCTGGCTACTAGGTAGAGCAGACGAAGTGCTCAACGTG from Pyrofollis japonicus harbors:
- a CDS encoding GNAT family N-acetyltransferase — encoded protein: MRLEEPSKGDEHRLLAFFESLSRETVLMRFLRPIRHFGPEVRRILDRSTTPVAVVTSLPDGKVIGSGEVYKITPSEGELAIVVHDAYQRRGLGSLIMYTLFLESAKKGIRKIHAYTHETNIPMKRLAKKFGGRLAGRIEEDMYDFVFDTEEALKIGEKVLAEKGIVVKTVEQAAEATAA
- the acs gene encoding acetate--CoA ligase, with translation MSVGDEREFTALPFEEKYWPDLGKFLEIRQKSLEDIEAFWDERARQLIWIKHWDQVLDASNPPFYRWFKGGVTNINLNALDKWIGTSVEHKVAYYWEGEPGDKRAITYGELYREVNKFAWVLKEVIGLKPNDTVSIYLPMIPELPVSMLAVTRIGAIHSVVFSGFSAQALAERIVDAKAKVLITADGFYRRGKVIDLKKNADEAVKIAEERGVKVEKVIVVKRAGNDVHMVSGRDYWYHELIKEAPEKAYVKPEPRKADDVLFILYTSGTTGKPKGIMHSTGGYMTYVYNVFKWNWDPQPHDIYWCAADIGWITGHTYIVYGPLMHGVTQVMYEGAPDYPAPDRIWEMIERYGVTIFYTSPTMLRLLRRFGDKWVEKHDLSTLRLLGSVGEPINPDVWKWYFTKIGGGKAPIVDTWWQTETGAAMISPAPGLALVPLKPGSATLPLPGIDADVFTPEGKPAEPGKKGLLVIKKPWPGMLMGIWGDPDRYIRTYWERFSKPEEGIWIYYPADYAIKDQEGYFWLLGRADEVLNVAGHRLGTAEIEDAIVAHPAVSEAAVVGAPDPVKGEVPVAFVVLKEGYEPSEQLEQEIKLTVRKIVGPIAVPAKVLFVSKLPKTRSGKIMRRILISLIKGRPIGDVSTLEDPSAVEEVKRAVEEFKKLMQQS